In Ignavibacteriales bacterium, a single window of DNA contains:
- a CDS encoding ATP-binding protein: MSERKIGKVISVDSFRVVVQLDEDLKSLYKSGFNDIYEIARINSYLIIPVGADRIVAIVTRVKIQDETEIEKTSGFITLPKAHRYLVATMIGTIENGKDYLQGVYNYPILDNPVWYVVKGDLDKIFDTAVKEGIDYTKDFYLPIGTSPAFSDYHIRINPDRFFGKHAAILGNTGSGKSCTVASILQSLFSFSDKDGKHLQNAHFIVFDTNGEYKRAFIGDGKGNDYKDKILVNAICIDKEGIKVPFWFMNYDDFEFLFEPSANTQSPILKRAISFAKNETNALSSDSIPQYYYNRLVEIVHLAKTADQMKLKPIVFHDIQGIATYLKALNIGFDFNPILQSLAKLVKNGGNALTPGEKGWINGHLQQNILFDVSNELANELRKLSVYISSKKILQDKNIDLPLYFNYDKMISTFIDEAINENESSNNRIREFVSTLRLRLQAYLNDERISEPLLLNQTTNINESLSKFLAFILGDFFKILNKTEPDIYTKYFKEQVEKTEPEKVDSEKPNQITIIDMSLIPYEVLETITGLIGRLILEFLSRFNNEQRGDFPIVIVLEEAQNYIPEKDRGEKVSISKKVFERVAREGRKFGLSLVVSSQRPSELSKTVLSQCNSFIVHRLQNPDDQKYVKQLVSAANEDILQQLPILPQQVAVIMGDGVRTPVQMRVNTAAPKPNSDNPKFVGKWLKGIDKTFPDYKGITKNWEDGKRGN, encoded by the coding sequence ATGAGTGAAAGAAAAATTGGTAAAGTAATTTCCGTAGATAGTTTTCGTGTTGTTGTTCAACTTGACGAGGACTTGAAAAGTCTATATAAAAGTGGTTTCAATGACATTTATGAAATCGCAAGAATCAATTCCTACTTAATTATTCCAGTCGGTGCAGATAGAATTGTTGCTATAGTAACAAGGGTAAAGATTCAGGATGAAACAGAAATTGAAAAGACAAGCGGTTTTATCACTTTGCCTAAAGCACATCGATATTTAGTTGCTACAATGATTGGAACCATTGAGAACGGCAAAGATTATTTGCAAGGCGTTTACAACTATCCAATTCTGGATAATCCAGTTTGGTATGTAGTAAAAGGGGACTTGGACAAAATTTTTGATACAGCAGTGAAAGAAGGGATTGATTATACAAAGGATTTTTATTTACCAATTGGAACATCACCAGCATTTTCTGATTATCACATTAGAATCAACCCTGACAGATTTTTCGGTAAACATGCAGCAATACTAGGCAACACAGGTTCAGGAAAATCATGCACTGTTGCTTCAATACTTCAAAGTTTATTTTCCTTTTCCGACAAAGATGGCAAGCATTTACAAAATGCTCACTTCATAGTTTTTGATACTAACGGAGAATATAAAAGAGCGTTTATCGGAGACGGGAAAGGAAATGATTACAAAGACAAAATACTTGTAAATGCTATTTGTATCGACAAGGAAGGAATAAAAGTTCCTTTTTGGTTTATGAACTATGATGACTTTGAGTTCTTGTTTGAGCCGAGTGCAAATACTCAATCCCCAATTTTAAAACGAGCAATTAGTTTCGCTAAAAATGAGACAAATGCTCTGAGTAGTGATAGCATTCCGCAATACTATTACAATAGACTTGTCGAAATTGTCCATTTAGCTAAGACGGCGGATCAAATGAAATTGAAACCTATTGTATTTCATGATATTCAAGGAATAGCAACTTACTTAAAAGCATTAAATATAGGTTTTGATTTTAATCCTATTCTTCAAAGTTTGGCAAAACTTGTGAAGAACGGAGGTAATGCATTGACTCCGGGTGAAAAAGGTTGGATTAATGGTCATCTGCAGCAAAATATACTTTTTGACGTCAGCAATGAACTTGCAAATGAATTGAGAAAGCTCTCAGTTTATATCTCCTCAAAGAAAATACTCCAGGATAAGAATATTGACCTGCCTCTTTATTTCAATTATGACAAAATGATCTCGACATTTATTGACGAAGCCATAAATGAAAACGAATCTTCAAATAATAGAATAAGAGAATTTGTATCAACACTTCGTTTAAGGTTACAAGCTTATCTTAATGATGAGAGAATTTCTGAACCATTATTGCTGAACCAAACGACAAACATCAATGAATCACTTTCAAAATTTTTAGCTTTTATTTTAGGAGACTTTTTTAAAATTCTCAATAAAACAGAGCCAGATATCTACACGAAGTATTTCAAAGAGCAAGTTGAAAAAACGGAACCCGAAAAAGTTGACTCAGAAAAGCCCAACCAAATTACAATTATTGATATGTCTCTGATTCCTTATGAGGTTTTAGAAACAATTACAGGGTTAATTGGAAGATTGATTCTTGAATTTCTTTCCAGATTCAATAATGAACAACGAGGCGATTTTCCAATTGTAATTGTTTTAGAAGAAGCACAGAATTACATTCCTGAAAAGGACAGAGGAGAAAAAGTCTCAATTTCAAAAAAGGTATTTGAAAGAGTTGCAAGGGAAGGAAGAAAATTTGGGTTATCATTGGTAGTTTCAAGTCAACGACCCTCTGAATTATCAAAAACAGTTTTATCTCAATGCAATTCTTTTATAGTTCATCGCTTACAAAACCCTGATGATCAAAAGTATGTCAAGCAATTGGTGTCAGCAGCAAACGAAGACATATTACAACAACTTCCTATATTACCACAACAAGTTGCGGTTATCATGGGTGATGGAGTGAGAACTCCAGTTCAAATGAGAGTAAACACTGCAGCACCGAAACCGAATAGCGACAATCCAAAATTTGTTGGGAAGTGGTTAAAGGGCATTGACAAAACATTTCCTGACTATAAGGGCATTACGAAAAATTGGGAAGACGGAAAAAGAGGCAATTAA
- a CDS encoding ammonia-forming cytochrome c nitrite reductase subunit c552, producing the protein MNLNQSTQKSNRHSFRFIALVVIVSSIVTIGLTALLVNIFERKQESRNPFYRIVELTDTTEAPETWGKNFPMQYEGYLRTVDQVRTRFGGSEAVPRTPTESDPRSVVAQSKLEEDPRLKTIWAGYAFSKDFREERGHAYMLDDQTFTERQIVVKQPGTCMHCHASVYVPYKKLGNGDLIKGFEMMNKMPYVEARKLVNHSVACIDCHDPINMQLRVTRPGFIEGIRSLKASQGIPNYEVNKVATRQEMRSYVCGQCHVEYYFKGPEKRLVYPWAKGLSVDSIMAYYDEVKHKDWVHADSKAEVLKAQHPEFEMWTQGVHARSGVACADCHMPYMRMGAMKISDHQVRSPLLSINRACQTCHKWSEQEMKSRAESIQERTFRMRNLAMDALVMLIADIEKEIKAGRSESGLKAARSYQRKAQFFLDFVEAENSTGFHAPGEALRILGESINYSRMGQVVLRDNAEGQ; encoded by the coding sequence ATGAATTTAAATCAGAGCACTCAAAAGTCGAACCGCCATTCGTTCCGTTTTATCGCCTTGGTTGTCATTGTCTCATCAATTGTCACTATCGGATTGACGGCACTTTTAGTTAATATCTTTGAAAGGAAACAAGAGTCGAGGAACCCGTTCTATCGGATCGTCGAACTCACAGATACCACGGAAGCTCCTGAAACCTGGGGTAAGAATTTTCCGATGCAGTATGAGGGATATCTAAGAACGGTCGATCAGGTACGCACACGTTTCGGCGGAAGCGAAGCAGTACCTCGCACACCGACAGAATCAGATCCACGGTCCGTGGTTGCTCAGTCCAAGTTGGAGGAAGATCCACGTTTGAAAACAATATGGGCCGGTTATGCTTTTTCGAAAGATTTCCGGGAGGAAAGGGGGCACGCTTATATGCTCGACGACCAAACATTCACAGAAAGGCAGATCGTTGTTAAACAACCCGGTACATGTATGCACTGCCATGCATCTGTCTATGTGCCTTATAAAAAGCTCGGGAATGGTGATCTTATTAAGGGATTCGAGATGATGAACAAGATGCCGTATGTCGAGGCAAGAAAGTTAGTCAATCATTCGGTCGCATGCATAGACTGCCACGATCCTATAAACATGCAGTTAAGAGTAACCCGTCCGGGATTCATTGAGGGGATTCGTTCACTCAAAGCTTCACAGGGAATACCAAATTATGAGGTCAATAAGGTTGCCACCAGACAAGAAATGCGATCTTATGTCTGCGGACAGTGCCATGTGGAATATTATTTCAAGGGACCTGAAAAAAGGCTCGTCTATCCGTGGGCGAAAGGTTTATCGGTTGACAGCATAATGGCATATTACGATGAAGTAAAGCATAAAGACTGGGTACACGCAGATAGTAAAGCAGAGGTTCTCAAAGCCCAGCATCCCGAATTCGAGATGTGGACTCAGGGAGTCCATGCCCGTTCCGGGGTTGCCTGCGCCGATTGCCACATGCCATACATGCGTATGGGTGCAATGAAGATAAGTGACCATCAGGTGAGAAGTCCACTTCTCAGTATAAACCGTGCTTGCCAGACATGCCACAAATGGTCTGAGCAGGAGATGAAATCAAGAGCCGAATCGATACAAGAACGAACCTTCCGGATGCGTAACCTGGCAATGGATGCATTAGTAATGCTGATCGCTGACATCGAAAAAGAAATTAAAGCTGGTAGATCGGAATCCGGACTTAAAGCAGCACGCTCGTACCAGAGGAAGGCACAATTCTTTCTCGATTTTGTGGAAGCTGAAAATTCAACAGGGTTTCATGCGCCCGGTGAGGCACTTCGAATACTTGGTGAATCGATAAACTATTCCAGGATGGGGCAGGTGGTGCTTCGGGACAATGCTGAAGGACAATGA
- the purS gene encoding phosphoribosylformylglycinamidine synthase subunit PurS, producing MYQSKINVTLRKSILDPQGKAVHHGLESQGLKSITEVRIGKYIELMIDVDSETDAKRITEEACKKLLANPVMEDYTYTVEKISS from the coding sequence ATGTATCAATCTAAAATCAACGTAACATTACGCAAATCGATTCTGGATCCGCAAGGTAAAGCGGTTCATCACGGACTTGAGAGTCAGGGATTGAAATCTATTACGGAAGTTCGAATCGGAAAATATATTGAGTTGATGATTGACGTGGATAGCGAAACCGACGCGAAGCGAATTACTGAAGAAGCATGCAAAAAATTATTGGCAAACCCTGTAATGGAAGATTATACATATACAGTTGAAAAAATCTCAAGTTGA
- a CDS encoding SIR2 family protein yields MTLDLGTNNLFVEGKDQLPSWGEEGKGIQKIKALLKSYLELDNVSFLFGAGSSMNIGSVSIANIPKKIEDRIKTTSVDISGAPLPDTLYAEFISTIRELQKAETEKRTGTGEIEYSLETFLNYLVAQEYVLELNPAAIKLKYLPDLIRTIKQGLFELCDIEKLSNASWLTGDVKSNLDKNKSFYHEKFTKKILQRPLNLKRANIFTTNYDLAFEYAFDKLGVNFISGFSGFQKRTFKPEAFEYDLFFPGSTTQGRVQRIEKVLRYYKIHGSLTWLKETPSENNVYGISEVPIELIRGMKDFENIMIYPTTAKKSFTLDFPYSELFRQFSATISQSQSVLITYGYSFSDEHINDIIYQALTIPSFTLIIIDYNGTKTSEEIKKLKELKDPRVIILQGEQLGSFSFFVEELLPDLIEMNTYEKIAETLRKLFDNSSTTPSVTTPTPPVV; encoded by the coding sequence ATGACTTTGGATCTTGGAACGAATAATCTCTTTGTGGAAGGCAAAGACCAATTACCATCTTGGGGGGAGGAGGGTAAGGGCATCCAGAAAATTAAAGCACTTTTGAAAAGTTACCTTGAACTTGACAATGTGAGTTTTCTTTTCGGTGCAGGTTCATCAATGAACATCGGTTCCGTTTCAATAGCTAACATTCCTAAAAAAATTGAAGACAGAATAAAAACAACTTCCGTTGATATAAGCGGAGCTCCATTACCTGATACTCTTTATGCCGAATTTATTTCTACAATCAGGGAACTTCAAAAAGCAGAAACAGAAAAGAGAACGGGTACCGGAGAAATTGAATATTCCCTTGAAACATTTTTAAACTATTTGGTTGCACAGGAATATGTTCTTGAACTTAATCCTGCTGCTATAAAACTTAAATACCTTCCAGATTTAATCCGTACAATTAAACAAGGATTGTTTGAACTTTGCGACATCGAAAAACTGTCAAATGCTTCTTGGCTGACGGGTGATGTAAAATCAAACCTTGATAAGAATAAATCATTTTATCATGAGAAGTTTACAAAGAAGATTCTTCAAAGACCCTTGAACTTAAAGAGAGCAAATATTTTCACAACAAACTATGATTTGGCTTTTGAATATGCCTTTGATAAGTTGGGAGTAAATTTCATAAGCGGATTTTCAGGGTTTCAAAAAAGAACTTTCAAGCCCGAAGCGTTTGAGTATGATTTGTTTTTCCCAGGTTCAACGACACAAGGCAGAGTTCAGAGAATTGAAAAGGTTTTACGTTATTACAAAATTCATGGCTCACTTACTTGGTTAAAAGAAACCCCGTCAGAGAATAATGTTTACGGAATATCAGAAGTGCCAATAGAACTTATCAGGGGCATGAAGGATTTTGAGAACATTATGATCTACCCTACTACAGCAAAGAAATCGTTCACTTTAGATTTTCCTTATTCGGAGTTATTCAGACAATTCTCTGCGACTATTTCACAATCTCAATCGGTTCTCATCACCTACGGTTATTCTTTCAGTGATGAGCATATTAACGATATCATATATCAGGCTTTAACAATTCCATCTTTCACATTAATTATCATTGATTACAATGGGACAAAAACAAGTGAAGAAATTAAGAAGCTGAAAGAACTGAAAGACCCAAGAGTAATCATATTGCAGGGCGAACAACTTGGGAGTTTTTCATTTTTCGTTGAAGAACTATTGCCTGATTTAATTGAGATGAATACTTATGAGAAAATTGCTGAAACATTGCGAAAATTATTTGATAATAGTTCTACTACACCTTCAGTAACAACTCCAACCCCACCAGTAGTATGA
- a CDS encoding site-specific integrase gives MPSHEKFYLYKRKNQIYYIGYFIEGKLFWRSTEETQKSKALKVLSEFKELLKQKNKPKLLSEFISEFISFAEKNYQKSTVVIFKLALNYLLTIIGDLFLPHITPKHADTYKTARQGQVSLTTVNVELRQLRSAFNTALRWQLIDSNPFCKVKLLSIPEKSPVFLAKDDFEKLISIIKETWLKEIVIFAVLTGMRRGEIINLRWQDIDLSRRILNIQSNCAYNTKQGKRRIIPLNATAFHLLSSKQVTSISEYVFCIKEKKISDWHVSHKFKDSVIQAELNDKLHFHSLRHTFATWLVQDGVNIYEVQKLLGHSSVKVTEVYSHLVASELHSAVNKISVRLN, from the coding sequence ATGCCATCTCACGAAAAGTTTTATCTCTACAAAAGAAAAAATCAGATTTACTACATCGGATATTTTATCGAGGGTAAATTATTTTGGAGATCTACGGAAGAAACTCAGAAGTCAAAAGCATTGAAAGTACTTTCCGAGTTTAAAGAATTACTAAAACAAAAAAACAAACCAAAGTTATTATCAGAATTCATCAGTGAATTCATATCATTCGCCGAGAAAAATTACCAAAAAAGTACAGTTGTAATTTTTAAGCTTGCATTAAATTATTTATTGACCATCATCGGCGATTTATTCTTACCCCACATCACCCCAAAGCATGCTGATACCTATAAAACTGCAAGACAGGGTCAAGTATCATTAACCACAGTAAATGTTGAGTTGAGACAACTCCGGTCTGCATTTAACACCGCTTTGCGATGGCAACTTATAGATAGCAACCCGTTTTGCAAAGTTAAATTGTTGAGTATTCCGGAGAAGTCACCAGTCTTCCTTGCAAAAGATGATTTCGAAAAACTCATTTCAATCATAAAGGAGACATGGTTGAAAGAGATTGTCATCTTTGCGGTTTTAACCGGAATGAGGCGAGGCGAGATTATCAACCTACGATGGCAAGACATTGATCTCTCACGTAGAATTCTAAATATCCAGAGTAATTGTGCTTATAATACTAAACAAGGTAAACGAAGAATCATCCCATTAAATGCGACAGCATTTCATTTACTGAGCTCGAAACAGGTTACTTCCATATCAGAATATGTTTTTTGTATAAAAGAGAAAAAGATTTCTGATTGGCATGTCTCTCATAAATTTAAAGACTCAGTAATTCAGGCAGAGTTAAATGATAAGCTCCACTTCCACAGCTTACGCCATACCTTTGCTACCTGGCTTGTGCAGGATGGAGTGAATATTTATGAAGTGCAGAAACTACTTGGTCATTCCAGCGTGAAGGTAACAGAAGTGTATTCACATCTTGTTGCTAGTGAACTACACAGTGCTGTTAATAAGATATCGGTGAGATTAAATTAG
- a CDS encoding YqeG family HAD IIIA-type phosphatase encodes MSSSLFNIDFFRNINLIFKPSLWVPDFEVNSIFELREVIDSTIKGIVFDIDQTLIPYGQTIIDKHILEEIDKLKQNYSCCLLSNYPKMISRTNRLNNIENQLGIPVVLAEKKKPDPVAFRASIEKLKLMPGQIAMVGDRILTDIIGAKNCGFKTVLVKPLDAKTDPYVMVTLPRKIEITILTIIKYLTKANIL; translated from the coding sequence ATGTCAAGCTCGCTTTTCAATATAGATTTTTTTAGAAATATTAATTTGATCTTTAAACCTTCGTTATGGGTACCGGACTTTGAGGTGAACTCGATCTTTGAACTCAGGGAGGTTATTGACAGTACTATTAAGGGAATTGTCTTTGATATTGATCAAACGTTAATTCCATACGGTCAAACAATAATTGACAAACATATTCTAGAAGAAATAGATAAGCTCAAACAAAATTATTCATGTTGTCTTCTATCAAACTATCCAAAGATGATATCAAGAACCAATCGATTAAATAATATAGAAAATCAATTGGGTATTCCAGTAGTCCTAGCAGAGAAAAAGAAACCAGATCCAGTGGCTTTTCGAGCGTCAATCGAGAAACTTAAGCTGATGCCTGGGCAAATAGCAATGGTAGGTGATCGAATTCTGACAGACATTATCGGAGCCAAAAATTGTGGATTTAAAACAGTTCTAGTGAAACCGTTGGATGCAAAAACAGACCCGTATGTAATGGTCACTCTTCCGAGGAAAATTGAGATCACTATTTTAACAATTATTAAATATCTTACTAAGGCAAATATATTATGA
- the nrfH gene encoding cytochrome c nitrite reductase small subunit, translated as MKHIQLSLSIFLATIVGIIIGIGSYTFIYAKGYSYMTDNPAACDNCHVMEGHFSGWMKGSHRSVATCNDCHTPPGLINKYLTKASNGFWHSFAFTTDLFPDQIQIKQGNLEITDGACIKCHEEITETIGGGHSTSDKSKSCIPCHRSVGHME; from the coding sequence ATGAAGCATATTCAACTATCACTATCCATCTTCCTTGCCACCATAGTTGGCATCATTATCGGCATCGGGTCTTATACTTTCATTTATGCCAAGGGATATTCTTATATGACCGACAACCCGGCTGCATGCGATAATTGCCATGTGATGGAGGGTCATTTCAGCGGTTGGATGAAAGGAAGTCATCGGTCAGTTGCAACCTGCAACGACTGCCACACACCACCCGGCTTGATAAACAAATACCTCACTAAAGCCTCGAACGGTTTTTGGCACTCGTTCGCTTTCACAACTGATCTTTTTCCAGACCAGATTCAGATTAAACAGGGAAATCTTGAAATTACAGACGGGGCTTGCATCAAATGTCACGAGGAAATTACTGAGACCATCGGTGGAGGACATAGCACAAGTGATAAATCAAAATCTTGCATCCCCTGTCACCGCTCAGTCGGTCATATGGAATAA
- the pssA gene encoding CDP-diacylglycerol--serine O-phosphatidyltransferase: MRITRAVVPSLFTVLNIFCGFRSIIHSSQNDYVLAGWFIILAAVFDMLDGVMARITKSTSDFGVELDSLSDVVSFGAAPSFMLYNLHLHTLQGWGMLLSAMPMIFGSLRLARFNVQLVGHDKDYFKGLPIPAMAITFVSFVLQYINESNQLPILAASILPYMVVILSLLMVSNIKYDTVPKFSKRGIKQHPLRFTVGIIGLTVIIMTKGAALFPFFVFFLATGPIRYVINFFSHHLRESEKIAESKDSEISSIDI, encoded by the coding sequence ATGAGGATTACACGCGCTGTAGTACCAAGTTTGTTTACCGTTCTGAATATTTTTTGCGGCTTTCGGTCGATCATTCACTCATCTCAAAATGATTATGTGCTTGCGGGATGGTTTATAATACTTGCCGCAGTTTTTGATATGCTGGATGGAGTGATGGCGAGAATTACAAAATCAACAAGCGACTTTGGTGTAGAGTTAGATTCTTTATCCGATGTGGTATCGTTTGGTGCGGCTCCATCTTTTATGCTTTACAACTTGCATCTGCACACACTGCAAGGGTGGGGGATGTTGTTGAGCGCCATGCCGATGATATTCGGCTCTCTTCGTTTGGCAAGATTTAATGTACAATTAGTGGGTCATGATAAAGACTACTTCAAAGGATTACCGATACCGGCAATGGCAATCACTTTTGTTTCGTTCGTTTTGCAATATATCAATGAATCAAATCAACTTCCAATATTAGCTGCTTCAATACTGCCGTATATGGTCGTTATTCTATCATTGTTGATGGTCAGTAATATTAAGTACGACACAGTACCTAAGTTTTCTAAACGCGGAATAAAGCAACATCCGCTTCGTTTTACCGTCGGTATCATAGGTTTGACGGTGATTATTATGACGAAAGGAGCGGCACTTTTTCCTTTTTTCGTATTCTTTCTGGCTACCGGGCCGATAAGATATGTAATAAATTTTTTTTCACATCATCTCCGCGAATCGGAAAAGATAGCGGAGAGTAAAGATTCTGAAATATCAAGTATTGATATTTGA
- a CDS encoding 4Fe-4S binding protein, protein MINRIRIYFQSAVLILILYVAIRPAFDKSYIADFEQYCPFGGIAAFFSKLNQDTMSCSMSEVQVLLGLGLIIGAGFVGKLFCSYICPIGSTSEWLSKFTDRVKFNVPDIADRILRGLKYLLLFITVYFTMTSGELLCKIFDPYFSTVNLFSNNDIILYYAIPALILTIAGAIFLRVAWCKYLCPLGAVSNIFMNVGLSIGVIALYLGANILGAQLSILWLLSGLVIAGWLNESLFMKSVLLPIPKIRRDVNACTDCGNCDENCPQGIKVSSMPVVNHIDCHLCTDCVYACPKKQVLSINKKKSFKYLAPISAIVLIVISLGMANYFEFTTVSLRWGKLTGGTQMYEQSGIKTIKCYGSSMSLAGTLEQVEGIVGLDTYAKSNKVKIYYDPTVITEKNVKSALFTSGKYEMRTIVNSYDSIGVLDIGIYRLFDAVDFNNLNILLKQKEGIVGYESYFGEPVRVTVYYYPHLIKPPEIKMQIEKKSISYKTEAGENKLELDFDAEEKYEVKNKIAPDEYLKRIFIEFDDDYSDGSLNEDELKIFKFPLIGFENLQFKNSLEYLSGYLSSKDGIIRFAVRYNKGVFGYIYYDENNIKVEKIISLLQKNKISFYITETEKEEVDNPLEYHGGGRSYDVSELTRVEGGGQ, encoded by the coding sequence ATGATAAACCGAATCAGAATTTATTTCCAGTCGGCAGTTTTAATACTAATTCTATATGTCGCCATCAGACCTGCGTTTGATAAATCTTACATTGCCGACTTCGAACAATATTGCCCGTTCGGAGGCATAGCGGCATTTTTCAGTAAGCTGAACCAAGATACCATGTCGTGCAGTATGAGTGAAGTGCAGGTTCTGCTCGGATTGGGTCTTATCATTGGCGCGGGATTCGTCGGGAAATTATTCTGCAGTTACATCTGCCCGATCGGAAGCACAAGCGAATGGCTTAGCAAGTTTACTGACAGAGTCAAATTCAATGTTCCTGATATTGCAGATAGAATCCTGCGAGGACTGAAATATTTACTTTTATTTATCACCGTCTATTTTACAATGACATCGGGAGAATTGCTTTGTAAAATTTTCGATCCGTATTTCTCGACGGTAAATCTATTCTCAAACAACGACATCATTCTTTATTATGCAATTCCCGCATTGATTCTCACCATCGCGGGCGCAATATTTCTTAGAGTTGCATGGTGCAAATATTTATGTCCCCTCGGAGCTGTCAGCAATATATTTATGAATGTCGGATTATCAATTGGTGTAATTGCTCTCTATCTTGGGGCAAATATTCTCGGAGCTCAATTAAGCATCTTGTGGCTGCTAAGCGGACTTGTAATTGCCGGTTGGCTTAATGAATCGTTGTTTATGAAATCCGTTCTCCTACCAATTCCCAAAATCAGACGGGATGTTAATGCTTGTACAGATTGCGGTAACTGTGACGAAAATTGTCCGCAGGGAATCAAGGTTTCATCGATGCCCGTTGTGAATCATATCGATTGTCATCTTTGCACCGATTGTGTCTATGCTTGTCCGAAGAAGCAGGTTTTGTCTATCAACAAAAAGAAAAGCTTCAAATACCTCGCACCCATTTCGGCTATTGTTCTAATCGTAATCTCACTCGGTATGGCAAATTATTTTGAATTTACTACAGTATCACTCAGATGGGGAAAACTGACCGGTGGGACTCAGATGTATGAACAATCAGGAATTAAAACAATAAAATGTTACGGAAGTTCCATGTCGCTGGCGGGTACACTTGAACAGGTTGAAGGAATTGTCGGATTGGATACTTATGCTAAAAGCAACAAAGTGAAAATTTATTATGATCCGACTGTAATTACCGAAAAGAATGTTAAGTCAGCATTGTTTACTTCCGGTAAATATGAGATGAGAACGATTGTGAATAGTTACGACTCAATAGGAGTGTTGGACATCGGTATATATCGGCTATTTGATGCGGTTGATTTCAATAATTTGAATATTTTGTTGAAACAGAAAGAAGGGATAGTCGGGTATGAATCATATTTCGGTGAACCGGTTCGTGTTACTGTTTATTACTATCCGCATCTTATCAAGCCGCCAGAAATCAAAATGCAAATCGAAAAAAAATCTATATCATATAAAACCGAAGCTGGAGAAAATAAACTCGAATTAGATTTTGACGCTGAGGAGAAGTATGAAGTCAAAAATAAAATCGCTCCTGATGAATACTTAAAAAGGATATTTATAGAGTTTGATGATGATTATTCAGATGGCTCGTTGAATGAGGATGAATTGAAGATATTTAAATTCCCATTAATTGGTTTTGAAAACCTTCAGTTCAAGAATTCTCTCGAATATCTTTCCGGATACCTTTCGAGCAAAGACGGAATAATTCGTTTCGCCGTTAGATATAACAAGGGTGTTTTCGGTTATATTTATTATGATGAAAATAACATCAAAGTGGAGAAGATCATTTCGTTGCTTCAAAAAAATAAAATATCATTCTATATAACTGAGACAGAGAAAGAAGAGGTAGACAATCCGTTAGAATATCACGGTGGGGGGAGAAGTTATGATGTCTCCGAATTGACTCGTGTAGAAGGGGGAGGGCAATAA
- a CDS encoding phosphatidylserine decarboxylase family protein — protein MITKYGIDIVVIALVSAAIILIISYLYIERDWLRWLISVATIVVVALILNFFRDPDRETPTEENIIVSPADGTVVLIKEIYEPDYLKSEALQVSVFMSPLNVHVNRFPMSGEVGYFKHIEGEYIVAFDNKSSERNERTLIGLEKNGLKILFKQIAGTVARRIIAETKVGDKAEIGKRFGMIRFGSRVDVIMPKNSSITVQLNDKVRAGETILGRIPKSSQGTRQ, from the coding sequence GTGATTACGAAATACGGTATTGATATCGTCGTGATAGCTCTGGTATCAGCTGCGATTATTTTAATTATCAGTTATTTATATATCGAACGAGATTGGCTTCGGTGGCTGATATCGGTTGCAACCATCGTTGTTGTCGCTTTAATTTTGAATTTCTTCAGAGATCCCGATCGTGAAACTCCCACAGAAGAAAATATTATCGTTTCACCTGCCGATGGTACGGTTGTTTTGATAAAAGAAATATATGAGCCCGATTATCTCAAATCAGAAGCACTGCAAGTGAGTGTATTCATGTCTCCGCTGAATGTTCACGTCAACAGATTTCCCATGAGCGGTGAAGTGGGTTATTTCAAACATATCGAGGGGGAATATATTGTAGCGTTTGACAATAAATCTTCTGAAAGAAATGAACGCACGTTGATTGGTTTAGAAAAAAACGGATTGAAGATATTATTCAAGCAAATTGCAGGTACCGTTGCGCGACGTATAATCGCAGAGACAAAAGTTGGCGATAAAGCAGAAATAGGCAAGCGATTCGGTATGATCAGGTTTGGTTCGAGAGTCGATGTTATTATGCCGAAGAACAGTTCGATAACCGTGCAGTTGAACGATAAAGTTCGCGCAGGTGAAACAATTCTAGGTCGGATTCCAAAATCATCTCAAGGTACAAGACAATGA